Proteins from a genomic interval of Bradyrhizobium sp. CCBAU 53340:
- a CDS encoding branched-chain amino acid ABC transporter permease — protein MRFLFKTDYEDDIRLFPHSGYVVSYGLLFAVLLIAPYVLSSYLMSQLVFVCIYATVGVALLILTGFTGQASLGHAAFLAIGAYTAAYLQKYNVPFPAYFLAAGALTGCIGALVGFPALRLQGIYLVIATISFAFIVEEILARWESVTNGNEGLRVKALSLLGVTVSRDSPTFYFLCLAVLVLTIVGTLNLLRSPTGRAFVAIRDSETAARSMGVNVALYKVKSFAISAAITGFAGVLFAHKLSFISPEMFTLQLSIEFIIVILIGGTFSLHGAVLGAIFIVMIDPFLTYLKDDMPGIIAGIATTLGAGTATAGNIQSEVAAFASLNGLKGAIYGIIIVLFVLFEPLGLYGRWLKIKLFFQLFPLYKRATFKRQKIYVKSERNR, from the coding sequence ATGCGCTTCCTGTTCAAGACCGACTACGAGGACGACATCAGGCTGTTCCCGCATTCGGGCTATGTCGTCTCCTATGGCCTGCTGTTCGCGGTGCTGCTGATCGCACCCTACGTGCTCTCCAGCTATCTGATGAGCCAGCTCGTCTTCGTCTGCATCTACGCAACCGTCGGCGTGGCGCTGCTGATTCTGACCGGCTTTACCGGACAGGCCTCGCTCGGACACGCCGCGTTCCTGGCGATCGGTGCCTACACGGCGGCCTATTTGCAGAAGTACAATGTGCCTTTCCCCGCCTATTTCCTCGCCGCAGGCGCCCTGACCGGCTGTATCGGCGCGCTGGTCGGCTTTCCCGCGCTGCGGCTGCAAGGCATCTATCTCGTCATCGCCACCATCTCCTTTGCCTTCATCGTCGAAGAGATCCTGGCGCGGTGGGAGAGCGTCACCAACGGCAATGAGGGCCTGCGGGTCAAGGCGCTGTCGCTGCTCGGCGTGACGGTCTCGCGCGACAGTCCGACCTTCTATTTCCTTTGCCTCGCGGTGCTGGTGCTGACCATCGTCGGCACGCTGAACCTGCTGCGCTCGCCGACCGGGCGCGCCTTCGTCGCGATCCGCGACAGCGAGACCGCGGCCCGCAGCATGGGCGTCAACGTCGCGCTCTATAAGGTCAAGTCCTTTGCGATCTCGGCGGCGATCACAGGCTTTGCCGGCGTGCTGTTCGCCCACAAGCTCTCCTTCATCTCGCCGGAGATGTTCACACTGCAGCTCTCGATCGAGTTCATCATCGTGATCCTGATCGGCGGCACCTTCAGCCTGCACGGCGCGGTGCTGGGGGCGATCTTCATCGTGATGATCGATCCGTTCCTGACCTATTTGAAGGACGACATGCCCGGCATCATCGCCGGCATCGCCACGACCTTGGGCGCAGGGACGGCGACCGCGGGAAACATCCAGTCCGAGGTGGCGGCCTTCGCCTCGCTCAACGGGTTGAAGGGCGCGATCTACGGCATCATCATCGTGCTGTTCGTGCTGTTCGAGCCGCTCGGGCTCTACGGCCGCTGGCTGAAGATCAAGCTCTTCTTCCAGCTCTTTCCGCTCTACAAGCGCGCGACCTTCAAGCGGCAGAAGATCTACGTGAAGTCGGAGCGGAACCGATGA
- a CDS encoding branched-chain amino acid ABC transporter permease gives MLDFVQQLVSGVALGCVYGLIALGFVLVYKATEVVNFAQGDLMMLGGFFAFTFIGMMGLNYWVGFAGAVAAMALFGMLAERIVVRPILGYPQFSIIMATIGLGYFLRSVAGMIWGTDDFKIETPFSQGVLRIGSLVLAHDKLSVIAATIILCTLLWLFFNKTALGTAMRASSENMLAAYYMGIPVKRVVSIVWAISAAVATCAGVLLAPITFIHSNVGLVLGLKAFPAAVLGGFGSIPGAVVGGVLIGVIESMAGFYLPEGWKDVAPYIVLLVVLLLKPEGLFGLHARKKV, from the coding sequence ATGCTGGATTTCGTTCAGCAGCTGGTCAGCGGTGTTGCACTCGGCTGTGTCTACGGCCTGATCGCGCTCGGCTTCGTGCTCGTCTACAAGGCCACCGAGGTCGTCAATTTCGCCCAGGGCGATCTGATGATGCTGGGCGGCTTCTTCGCCTTCACCTTCATCGGCATGATGGGGCTCAACTACTGGGTCGGCTTTGCCGGTGCAGTGGCCGCGATGGCGCTGTTCGGCATGCTGGCGGAGCGGATCGTGGTGCGGCCGATCCTCGGCTATCCGCAATTCTCCATCATCATGGCCACCATCGGCCTCGGCTATTTCCTGCGCTCGGTCGCAGGCATGATCTGGGGCACCGACGATTTCAAGATCGAGACGCCGTTCAGCCAGGGCGTGCTGCGCATCGGCTCGCTGGTGCTTGCCCATGACAAGCTCTCGGTGATCGCCGCGACCATCATCCTCTGCACGCTGCTCTGGCTGTTCTTCAACAAGACCGCGCTCGGCACCGCTATGCGCGCCAGCTCCGAGAACATGCTGGCGGCCTATTACATGGGTATTCCGGTCAAGCGCGTGGTGTCGATCGTCTGGGCGATCAGCGCGGCCGTGGCGACCTGCGCCGGCGTGCTGCTGGCGCCGATCACCTTCATTCACTCCAATGTCGGCCTCGTGCTCGGGCTCAAGGCATTTCCGGCCGCCGTGCTCGGTGGCTTCGGCTCGATCCCCGGCGCGGTGGTCGGCGGCGTCCTGATCGGCGTGATCGAGAGCATGGCCGGATTCTATCTGCCCGAGGGCTGGAAGGACGTCGCGCCCTACATCGTGCTGCTGGTCGTGCTGCTGCTGAAGCCCGAAGGCCTGTTCGGCCTTCACGCCCGCAAGAAGGTCTGA
- a CDS encoding ABC transporter ATP-binding protein, with the protein MKPDSSALEVRGLTKRFDRLAVDSLDLTIHAGEFYALVGPNGAGKTTTLRMVAGLLRPDEGGVAIFGIDALQDPVAAKQVMAWVSDEPMIYDKLTPLEYLEFVAGLWGIAPSASKPVAEELLGSLGLEPHRHERCEGFSKGMRQKVALAGALVHDPRLIILDEPLTGLDAVSARHVKGLLSDRVRAGCTVIMTTHILEVAERMADRIGVIAAGRLVAEGTLTELRQQNGHADTSLEDLFIALVTLQDAA; encoded by the coding sequence ATGAAGCCGGACAGCTCGGCACTCGAAGTCCGAGGGTTAACGAAGCGTTTTGACCGTTTGGCGGTCGATAGCCTCGATCTCACCATCCATGCCGGCGAATTCTATGCGCTGGTCGGCCCCAACGGCGCCGGCAAGACCACCACTTTGCGCATGGTCGCAGGCCTGCTCAGGCCCGACGAGGGCGGCGTCGCGATCTTCGGCATCGATGCGCTCCAGGATCCTGTCGCGGCCAAGCAGGTGATGGCCTGGGTCTCCGACGAGCCCATGATCTATGACAAGCTCACCCCGCTCGAATATCTCGAATTCGTCGCCGGCCTCTGGGGCATCGCGCCGTCCGCCTCGAAACCGGTCGCCGAGGAGCTGCTGGGCTCGCTCGGGCTCGAGCCGCACCGGCACGAACGCTGCGAAGGCTTCTCCAAGGGCATGCGCCAGAAGGTCGCGCTCGCCGGCGCGCTGGTGCACGACCCCCGCCTCATCATCCTCGATGAGCCGCTGACCGGCCTCGATGCCGTCTCGGCGCGCCATGTGAAGGGACTGCTCAGCGATCGCGTCCGCGCCGGCTGCACCGTCATCATGACGACGCATATTCTCGAGGTCGCCGAACGCATGGCCGACCGCATCGGCGTGATCGCCGCCGGCCGCCTGGTCGCGGAGGGTACGCTGACCGAGCTGCGCCAGCAGAACGGCCATGCCGACACGAGTCTCGAAGATCTCTTCATCGCCTTGGTGACGCTCCAGGACGCCGCATGA
- a CDS encoding permease, with translation MSSATALSWFARHELRLAWREWFAMMTGGRRRRARAAVVGLLFFAALLHVPAWAVIGRFANLQLPLDKSSLIVISATILLAWTLMLSQAIESVTRVFYARADLDLIMSSPATLANLFSVRIAAIALSVTVMALLFSTPFIDVLVIGGGARWLSAFGVVVAMGLSAAAIAIAVTILLFRLIGPARTRFVAQILAAIIGAGFVIALQVAAIISYGTLSRFTILTSGTLAAHAPDIDSIWWWPARATMGDSEALLLLLALGLMLLGCVMAIFSGHFADTAIDAAAYGSSSRKRARERPFRGGSRQQALRRKEFTLLWRDPWLISQTLMQLLYLVPPALLLWRSFGDSSAALTLITPVIVMAAGQLAGGLAWLTISGEDAPDLVATAPLTPSSVIRAKIEVVLIAIAVIFSPLVAALVFASPFQAAITAATIIISAASATAIQLWFRVQARRSQFRRRQTSSRLATFAEAFSSIGWAATAALLLTLPTAGIVSGLITAGMVAMTWKFSPKRE, from the coding sequence ATGAGCTCGGCGACCGCGCTGTCCTGGTTTGCCCGTCACGAGCTCCGCCTCGCCTGGCGCGAATGGTTCGCGATGATGACGGGCGGTCGGCGCCGGCGCGCCCGCGCCGCCGTCGTCGGTCTGCTGTTCTTCGCTGCACTGCTGCATGTGCCGGCCTGGGCCGTGATCGGCCGCTTCGCCAATCTGCAGCTGCCGCTCGACAAATCCTCGCTGATCGTGATCTCGGCGACGATCTTGCTCGCCTGGACCCTGATGCTGTCACAGGCGATCGAATCGGTGACACGGGTGTTTTACGCCCGCGCCGACCTCGACCTCATCATGTCCTCACCGGCAACGCTGGCCAATCTGTTCTCGGTGCGCATCGCCGCGATCGCGCTCAGCGTCACGGTGATGGCGCTGCTGTTCTCGACGCCCTTCATCGACGTGCTTGTGATCGGCGGCGGCGCGCGCTGGCTCAGCGCCTTCGGCGTGGTGGTCGCGATGGGCCTGTCGGCGGCCGCGATCGCGATTGCCGTCACCATTCTGCTGTTTCGCCTGATCGGCCCGGCGCGGACGCGCTTCGTCGCCCAGATCCTGGCCGCGATCATCGGCGCGGGCTTCGTGATCGCGCTCCAGGTCGCGGCGATCATCTCCTATGGCACGCTGTCGCGCTTCACCATCCTGACCTCAGGCACCCTCGCCGCGCATGCGCCCGACATCGACAGCATCTGGTGGTGGCCGGCGCGGGCAACCATGGGCGACAGCGAGGCGCTGCTGCTGCTTCTCGCGCTGGGGCTCATGCTGCTCGGATGCGTGATGGCGATCTTCTCGGGCCACTTCGCCGACACCGCGATCGACGCCGCCGCTTACGGCTCATCCAGCCGCAAGCGCGCAAGGGAGCGGCCGTTCCGCGGCGGTTCGCGCCAACAGGCCCTACGCCGCAAGGAGTTCACGCTACTCTGGCGCGACCCCTGGCTAATCTCGCAAACACTGATGCAGCTGCTCTATCTGGTGCCGCCGGCGCTGCTGCTGTGGCGCAGTTTTGGTGACAGCTCTGCGGCTCTGACCCTGATCACGCCCGTGATCGTGATGGCGGCAGGACAGCTCGCCGGCGGGCTCGCCTGGCTGACGATCTCGGGCGAGGACGCCCCTGATCTGGTCGCGACCGCACCGCTGACGCCGTCCAGCGTCATCCGCGCCAAGATCGAGGTGGTGCTGATCGCGATCGCCGTCATCTTCAGCCCGCTGGTTGCGGCACTGGTTTTCGCCTCGCCATTCCAGGCCGCGATCACCGCGGCCACGATCATCATCAGCGCCGCCTCCGCCACCGCAATCCAGCTCTGGTTCCGGGTCCAGGCCCGCCGCAGCCAATTCCGCCGCCGCCAGACCTCGTCGCGGCTTGCGACCTTCGCCGAAGCCTTCTCCTCGATCGGCTGGGCCGCCACCGCCGCGCTGCTGCTCACGCTGCCGACCGCCGGCATCGTCAGCGGCCTGATCACCGCGGGCATGGTGGCGATGACCTGGAAGTTCAGCCCAAAGCGCGAGTAA
- a CDS encoding MBL fold metallo-hydrolase, with protein sequence MRRLISAAFALLSACLSPALAQQPPQRSECLAMANAAPRAMPVVFRQAAAAAPEVEITYAGHSTYFIDTPGGVRIATDYSGAYQVGRLPDVVTMNRAHSTHYSLNPDKRIPHVLHGWGEDGKPAAISERIGDTFIRNVTTDIRRYFGDDSGTDMIRDGNSIFIFEVAGLCIGHLGHLHHKLDDSHFAQIGRLDIVMVPIDGTYTMSLDGISEITRRLRASVVLPMHRFATPLDEFMQRIGKQFEIDRRIERSLRISRDTLPTTPTVIILDGV encoded by the coding sequence ATGCGGCGATTGATTTCGGCGGCATTTGCGCTGTTGAGCGCGTGTCTCTCGCCTGCCCTCGCCCAGCAGCCGCCTCAACGCAGCGAGTGCCTCGCGATGGCAAATGCGGCGCCCCGCGCCATGCCGGTCGTCTTCCGGCAGGCGGCCGCCGCGGCGCCAGAGGTCGAGATCACCTATGCCGGCCACTCCACCTATTTCATCGATACGCCGGGCGGGGTGCGCATCGCGACCGATTACAGCGGCGCCTATCAGGTCGGCCGGCTGCCTGACGTCGTCACCATGAACCGGGCGCACAGCACTCACTATTCGCTCAATCCCGACAAGCGCATTCCCCATGTGCTGCATGGCTGGGGCGAGGACGGCAAGCCGGCTGCCATTTCGGAGCGCATCGGCGACACCTTCATCCGCAACGTCACGACCGACATCCGCCGCTATTTCGGCGACGATTCCGGCACCGACATGATCCGCGACGGCAATTCGATCTTCATCTTCGAGGTCGCCGGCCTCTGCATCGGTCATCTCGGACATCTGCATCACAAGCTCGACGATAGCCATTTCGCCCAGATCGGCCGGCTCGACATCGTGATGGTGCCGATCGACGGCACCTACACCATGTCGCTCGATGGCATCTCGGAGATCACCAGGCGCTTACGTGCCTCCGTGGTGCTGCCGATGCACCGCTTCGCCACCCCGCTCGACGAGTTCATGCAACGCATCGGCAAGCAGTTCGAGATCGACCGCCGCATCGAACGTTCCTTGCGGATCTCGCGGGACACGCTGCCGACGACGCCGACGGTAATCATCCTCGACGGGGTTTGA
- a CDS encoding amidohydrolase, with product MAASGLPANTSGLFIEPREDWLAQHQEEIIDPFRPIVDPHHHLWNRGHRYLIEEMADDIASGHNIIATVYVDCRSMYRAHGPEAFRPVGEVEFANGVAAMSASGGYGKAAICAGIVSHVSLLLGDAARPVLEAEIAAGNGRFRGIRHSSAWDPDPVVAGMYATRPKGLLQDPAFRKGFAHLAPLGLSFDAWLFHPQIGELTELARAFPDTRIVLDHCGGPAGVGRFAGRREEVFAQWRASIQQIARCENVVVKLGGLAMCLLGYDFHLRERPPSSEELAAAWKPYVDTCIEAFGPKRAMFESNFPPDKGQCSYQVIFNAFKRIAAPLSEAEKNALFSQTATDVYRLELPS from the coding sequence ATGGCTGCAAGCGGTCTGCCCGCCAACACCAGCGGGCTCTTCATCGAGCCGCGCGAGGACTGGCTCGCGCAACATCAGGAAGAGATCATCGATCCCTTCAGGCCGATCGTCGATCCGCATCATCATCTCTGGAATCGCGGCCATCGCTATCTGATCGAGGAGATGGCTGATGACATCGCTTCCGGCCACAACATCATTGCGACCGTCTATGTCGATTGCCGCTCGATGTACCGCGCGCACGGGCCCGAAGCATTCAGGCCGGTCGGCGAGGTCGAGTTCGCCAACGGCGTGGCGGCGATGAGCGCGAGCGGTGGTTACGGCAAGGCCGCGATCTGCGCCGGCATCGTCAGCCATGTGAGCCTTTTGCTCGGCGATGCGGCAAGGCCGGTGCTGGAGGCGGAAATCGCCGCCGGCAATGGCCGTTTCCGCGGCATCAGGCATTCATCCGCGTGGGATCCGGATCCCGTCGTCGCCGGTATGTATGCGACCCGTCCGAAGGGACTGCTGCAGGATCCAGCCTTCCGCAAGGGCTTTGCCCATCTTGCACCGCTTGGCCTCAGTTTCGATGCCTGGCTGTTTCATCCGCAGATCGGCGAGCTGACTGAACTGGCTCGTGCCTTCCCCGACACCAGAATCGTGCTCGACCATTGCGGCGGGCCGGCCGGGGTCGGCCGCTTTGCCGGGCGGCGCGAAGAGGTGTTTGCGCAGTGGCGCGCCTCGATCCAGCAGATCGCTCGTTGCGAGAACGTCGTGGTGAAGCTCGGCGGGCTCGCGATGTGCCTGCTCGGCTACGACTTCCATCTGCGCGAGAGGCCGCCGTCTTCCGAGGAGCTTGCCGCCGCGTGGAAGCCCTATGTCGACACCTGCATCGAGGCATTCGGGCCGAAGCGCGCGATGTTCGAGAGCAATTTTCCGCCGGACAAGGGCCAGTGCAGCTACCAGGTGATCTTCAACGCCTTCAAACGGATCGCGGCGCCGTTGAGCGAGGCGGAGAAGAATGCGCTGTTCTCGCAGACCGCGACCGATGTCTACCGGCTTGAACTGCCGTCATGA
- a CDS encoding cupin domain-containing protein, with amino-acid sequence MSRAMIEIGSCNVDLELRPIEPAWIIEGNPVSRSHILSTSSDGTSSTIIWSCTEGRFNWYYDFDETIMILEGSIVLESDGLPPKRYGVGDVIFFRDGAHAKWHVEGHVKKIAFCRKTNPAVIGFMVRVVNKLKRMLLSPGERRPASLMGAG; translated from the coding sequence ATGTCGCGGGCAATGATTGAAATCGGCAGTTGCAATGTGGATCTGGAGTTGCGGCCGATCGAGCCGGCCTGGATCATCGAAGGCAACCCGGTCTCGCGCTCGCACATCCTCTCGACCAGTTCGGACGGCACCTCCTCGACCATCATCTGGTCCTGCACGGAAGGCCGTTTCAACTGGTACTATGATTTCGACGAGACGATCATGATCCTGGAAGGATCGATCGTGCTGGAGAGCGACGGGCTTCCGCCAAAACGCTATGGCGTCGGCGACGTCATCTTCTTCCGCGACGGCGCCCATGCCAAATGGCATGTCGAGGGCCACGTCAAGAAGATCGCCTTCTGCCGCAAGACCAATCCCGCGGTCATTGGCTTCATGGTCCGCGTCGTCAACAAGCTGAAGCGGATGCTCCTCTCGCCCGGCGAGCGCCGCCCTGCCAGCCTCATGGGTGCCGGCTAG
- a CDS encoding aminopeptidase produces MTDHRNTPTSIDPVKLDRLAEVAVKVGLGLRPGQDLLLTAPAIALPLVRRIAAHAYKAGAGIVTPILSDEEMTLARYRYGHDNSFDRAANWLYEGMAKAFSENTARLAIVGDNPMLLSGEDPSKVARASKANSMAYQPALEKIVNFDTNWNIIAYPSPSWAKQVFPDDAEEVAISKLADAIFAASRVNREDAMANWASHNAVLRERTNWLNGQRFRALQYSGPGTDLTIGLADGHEWEGGASLSKNGISCNANIPTEEVFTTPHCRRVYGHVVSSKPLSYQGTLIDNIAVRFEDGKIVDAKASRGAEVLNKVLDTDEGARRLGEVALVPHSSPISQSGLLFYNTLFDENAASHVALGQCYSKCFVNGAQLTPQQIAAQGGNQSLIHIDWMIGSAETDIDGILADGSKVPVFRKGEWAK; encoded by the coding sequence ATGACCGATCACCGCAATACTCCTACGTCCATCGATCCCGTGAAGCTCGACCGGCTGGCCGAGGTGGCGGTGAAGGTGGGGCTGGGCTTGCGACCGGGACAGGATCTGCTTCTGACGGCGCCGGCGATCGCGCTGCCGCTGGTGCGCCGGATCGCTGCGCACGCCTACAAGGCCGGCGCCGGCATCGTGACGCCCATCCTCTCCGACGAGGAGATGACGCTGGCACGCTACCGTTACGGCCACGACAATAGTTTCGATCGTGCCGCCAACTGGCTGTATGAGGGCATGGCCAAGGCGTTCTCGGAGAACACCGCGCGGCTTGCCATCGTCGGCGACAATCCGATGCTGTTGTCCGGCGAAGATCCGTCCAAGGTCGCGCGCGCCAGCAAGGCCAATTCCATGGCCTATCAGCCGGCGCTGGAAAAGATCGTCAATTTCGACACCAACTGGAACATCATCGCCTATCCGAGCCCGTCCTGGGCGAAGCAGGTCTTCCCTGATGATGCGGAAGAGGTGGCGATCAGCAAGCTTGCAGATGCGATCTTCGCGGCATCCCGTGTCAACCGCGAGGATGCCATGGCCAATTGGGCGAGCCATAATGCGGTGCTGCGCGAGCGCACCAACTGGCTCAACGGCCAGCGTTTCCGCGCGCTGCAATATTCGGGTCCCGGCACCGATCTCACCATCGGGCTGGCCGACGGCCATGAATGGGAAGGCGGGGCCTCGCTCTCCAAGAACGGCATCAGTTGCAATGCCAACATCCCGACCGAGGAGGTCTTCACCACGCCGCATTGCCGGCGGGTTTATGGCCATGTCGTGAGCTCGAAGCCACTGTCCTATCAGGGCACGCTGATCGACAACATCGCGGTGCGCTTCGAGGACGGCAAGATCGTCGACGCCAAGGCTTCGCGCGGCGCCGAGGTGCTGAACAAGGTGCTCGATACCGACGAGGGCGCACGCCGCCTCGGCGAAGTGGCGCTGGTGCCGCATTCCTCGCCGATCTCGCAGAGCGGGCTATTGTTCTACAACACGCTGTTCGACGAGAATGCGGCCTCGCACGTCGCGCTCGGCCAGTGCTATTCGAAGTGCTTCGTCAATGGCGCCCAGCTCACGCCGCAGCAGATCGCCGCGCAAGGCGGCAACCAGAGCCTGATCCATATCGACTGGATGATCGGCTCGGCCGAGACCGATATCGACGGCATCCTGGCCGACGGCAGCAAGGTGCCGGTGTTCCGCAAGGGCGAGTGGGCGAAGTAA
- a CDS encoding BA14K family protein produces the protein MLKSFRFVAGACLLACLSAATLSAASAAPLGQPLAMAQAASGQIEQVRWHGHRGWGWGGGAFVGGLAAGAIIGGAMAAPYYYGSPYYYGPAYPPPAAYGPPPEGDIEYCMRRYRSYNPNTGLYLGNDGRRHPCP, from the coding sequence ATGTTGAAATCGTTTCGATTCGTTGCCGGGGCTTGTCTGCTGGCGTGCCTGTCGGCCGCGACTTTGAGCGCGGCATCGGCGGCGCCGCTCGGCCAGCCGCTCGCGATGGCGCAGGCGGCGTCCGGCCAGATCGAGCAGGTGCGGTGGCATGGACATCGCGGCTGGGGCTGGGGCGGCGGCGCGTTCGTCGGCGGACTGGCGGCCGGCGCGATCATCGGCGGCGCGATGGCTGCGCCCTATTATTACGGTTCGCCTTATTACTACGGACCGGCCTATCCGCCGCCCGCGGCCTACGGACCGCCGCCGGAAGGCGACATCGAATACTGCATGCGGCGCTACAGATCCTACAATCCAAATACGGGCCTTTATCTCGGCAACGACGGCCGGCGCCATCCCTGCCCGTGA
- a CDS encoding GFA family protein, which translates to MTHVGNCFCGAVALEVTGEPEAMGYCHCRSCRSWSGGPVNAFSLWKPEAVRVTAGAEHVATYAKTPLSERQFCRKCGGHLMTNHPPLGMIDVFTATIPTLKFAPGVHVNYAETVLPMRDGLPKLKDFPAEFGGSGEMMQE; encoded by the coding sequence ATGACTCATGTCGGGAACTGTTTTTGCGGCGCGGTTGCGCTCGAGGTCACGGGGGAACCGGAGGCGATGGGATATTGCCACTGCCGGTCCTGCCGCTCCTGGTCGGGCGGCCCGGTCAATGCGTTCAGCCTGTGGAAGCCCGAGGCCGTGCGTGTCACGGCCGGTGCAGAGCATGTCGCGACCTACGCCAAGACGCCGCTCAGCGAGCGTCAATTCTGCAGGAAATGTGGCGGCCATCTCATGACCAATCATCCGCCGCTCGGCATGATCGACGTCTTCACCGCCACGATTCCGACGCTCAAATTCGCGCCCGGCGTCCACGTCAACTACGCCGAGACGGTCCTGCCGATGCGCGACGGCCTGCCCAAGCTGAAGGATTTCCCCGCCGAGTTCGGCGGTAGCGGCGAGATGATGCAGGAGTAG
- the mddA gene encoding methanethiol S-methyltransferase, translating into MTQLDHQVDSIGPAAAGSRMFKFIAFLYGVAAYLVFFVTILYAIGFVTGLLVPKTIDIGTDTPAAEAMIINLLLMTLFAVQHSVMARQRFKAWWTQFVPKPVERSTYVLFASLSLLLLFWQWRPLPMVIWDVANPNLAVTLITLSFAGWVLVFTSTFIINHFELFGLHQVTSHLVGKQAAPPRFKTPLLYKFVRHPIYLGFIIAFWAAPTMTAGHLLFAAVTTAYIFVGIALEEHDLVDLFGDEYRQYKQRVSMLIPWRKSV; encoded by the coding sequence ATGACCCAACTCGATCATCAGGTTGATTCCATTGGCCCGGCGGCTGCGGGCTCGCGCATGTTCAAGTTCATCGCTTTTCTCTACGGAGTGGCGGCGTATCTCGTGTTTTTCGTCACCATTCTCTATGCCATCGGCTTCGTGACGGGGCTGTTGGTGCCGAAGACCATCGATATCGGAACCGACACGCCGGCCGCTGAAGCCATGATCATCAATCTGCTGCTGATGACGCTGTTTGCGGTTCAACATAGCGTGATGGCGCGCCAGCGCTTCAAGGCGTGGTGGACGCAATTCGTCCCCAAGCCGGTCGAGCGCTCGACCTACGTGCTGTTCGCGAGCCTGTCGTTGCTGCTCCTGTTCTGGCAGTGGCGTCCATTGCCCATGGTCATATGGGACGTCGCCAACCCCAATCTTGCCGTGACGCTGATCACGCTGTCGTTCGCGGGCTGGGTGCTGGTGTTCACCTCGACCTTCATCATCAATCATTTCGAATTGTTCGGATTGCATCAGGTGACTAGCCATCTCGTCGGCAAGCAGGCCGCGCCGCCGCGGTTCAAGACGCCGCTGCTCTACAAATTCGTCCGTCATCCGATCTATCTCGGCTTCATCATCGCCTTCTGGGCGGCACCGACCATGACCGCAGGCCATCTGCTGTTCGCGGCCGTGACCACCGCCTACATCTTCGTCGGCATCGCGCTGGAGGAGCACGATCTCGTCGATCTCTTCGGTGACGAATACCGGCAGTACAAACAACGGGTGTCGATGCTTATTCCCTGGCGAAAGTCGGTGTAA
- the irr gene encoding Fur family transcriptional regulator Irr, which translates to MDILASLPETDLDDLAAPVADEAGARCMQLLSDAGLRPTRHRLALGKMLLLGDHRHVTAESLYDEATVANLRLSLATVHNTLNQFTEAGLLRRIAADGVKSFFDTDTSVHPHFYLEGEDVLIDVAGGLAFSKVPDALPGHEIARLDVIVHLRRKRM; encoded by the coding sequence TTGGACATTCTCGCGAGCCTTCCTGAAACGGATTTGGACGATCTCGCCGCGCCGGTCGCGGACGAGGCCGGGGCGCGCTGCATGCAATTGCTGAGCGATGCCGGCCTGCGGCCGACGCGGCACCGCCTGGCGCTGGGCAAGATGCTGCTGCTGGGCGATCATCGTCATGTCACCGCCGAAAGCCTGTATGACGAGGCCACGGTCGCCAATCTGCGGCTCTCGCTCGCCACCGTCCACAACACGCTGAACCAGTTCACCGAAGCCGGCCTGCTGCGCCGGATCGCGGCCGACGGCGTCAAATCGTTCTTCGACACCGACACGTCGGTGCATCCGCACTTCTATCTCGAGGGCGAAGACGTGCTGATCGACGTCGCCGGCGGCCTTGCCTTCAGCAAGGTGCCGGACGCGCTTCCTGGCCACGAGATCGCGCGGCTCGACGTCATCGTCCATCTGCGCCGGAAGCGGATGTAG
- a CDS encoding DUF2147 domain-containing protein, with protein MNFLLRFVLRIAITIVMMMLGGRAGAAPPTDPSGTWLVEDGRARVRLERCGSARERICGFIVWMKEPVDKRGQPYRDKENPDTDKRARPLLGHQLIMGLQATPEGRFAGDIYNAEDGKSYSVSLWRESADRLKLKGCLIKFLCQTQTWQQTLDVQPGQLIGLTGDLNGPRADKEWAQVPAPKPMQAKAK; from the coding sequence ATGAATTTCCTGCTTCGCTTCGTGCTGCGTATTGCCATCACCATCGTGATGATGATGCTTGGCGGTCGCGCCGGCGCCGCCCCGCCCACTGACCCCAGCGGCACCTGGCTGGTCGAGGACGGCCGCGCCCGCGTCAGGCTGGAGCGCTGCGGTTCCGCGCGCGAGCGCATCTGCGGCTTCATCGTCTGGATGAAGGAGCCGGTCGACAAGCGCGGCCAGCCCTATCGCGACAAGGAAAACCCTGATACCGACAAGCGCGCCCGCCCGTTGCTCGGCCACCAGCTTATCATGGGCTTGCAGGCGACGCCCGAGGGCCGCTTCGCCGGCGACATCTACAATGCCGAGGACGGCAAATCCTACTCGGTCTCGCTGTGGCGCGAATCCGCCGATCGGCTCAAGCTCAAGGGCTGCCTGATCAAGTTCCTGTGCCAGACCCAGACCTGGCAGCAGACTCTCGACGTCCAGCCCGGCCAGTTGATCGGCCTCACCGGCGATCTCAACGGTCCCCGTGCCGACAAGGAATGGGCCCAGGTGCCGGCGCCGAAGCCGATGCAGGCCAAAGCCAAATAG